The genomic interval CTATCCTCTTGGTGGGCTGATTTGGTGCTGATGACCAGCAGAATAGTCCAAAAATCAAATTGACTCCTTGAATGTCTCTATGCCGCCGTATGTATCTACGGCATTTCCAGTTAGCAATCTGTAGAAACATGTCAACCTGAAAAGCTGACATTTCCACTTAATTAGCAGTATGTAGGACAGAATTGACATGTTGTAGTCTCTGATTTATCCTTTGAGACCACTAATCTACAGTGTTTCTTGGACTGAGTTTGATACTAGCTAGAGTTCTCTTTAATTTTCTCTGTGTGTCGTCCTGCATACACAATAGTAGAAACAAATTTGAACAATATGCACTTTTGGTTACTGAAGAGGCATGCATGTGTGCACCTGTTGGTTAAATGTCTCTATGCCGCCGTATGTATCTATGACATTTCCAGTTAGCAATCTGTAGAAACAGCGTCAACCTGAAAAACTGGCATTTTCTCTTTTAGCAATATATGTAGGAGAATGGACATGCAGTAGTCTCTGGGTTATCCTTGAGATCGCTGATATATAGTGTTTCTTGCAGTGAGTTTGGTACTAGCTAGAGTTCCTCTTTCTTTGGTGTGGTGTGTCCTCCTGCATACACAATTGTAGAAATAAATTTGAATAAGATGCACTTCTGGTTACTCAAGATGCATCTGTGCACCTGTCGGTGTTGATTTTGGGGTAAACTGTTTGCAGATGAAGTGAGAATGTGGGTGTTTGAAGAAACATTGCCAACAGGCGAGAAGCTATCTGAGTCCATTAACCAAGCACATGTAAGAGTTAAATCTAATTCCATTTGTCTTGTTTTAATTCTTGAACGGGCAATGACTTGTACAGTAACGAATGGTTTCATTCTCACATGTTTCAGGAGAACTGCAAGTACCTACCTGGTATTAAGCTTGGAACCAATGTTATTGCTGACCCCGACTTAGAGAGTGCAGGTAATTAACCGCACTGTAACCCATTTCTGATTATCATTAGGAGGAAATACTACTTTGGATGCTAGCAATACATTCTCTTCTAGTTGATCAAGAAAACTTACGAAACAAAAATAAGGTTAGACGGTTTAATGACTTGAGCTTTGCTGTGCACAGATATGTTTGTCCCTTTTGGCTTTGTTTGCCTATGGAAACTACTTAAGAAATAATAATGCACATAACAGTATACAATTCATAATTATTATTTTTTCATTATCGTTTCAACTATACATCAAGCCATTTGCATGTTGTCAGATAATTGTCCATAATAATTAGTCTGGCTTTCTCAGTCAAAGACGCCGATATGCTGGTTTTTGTGACTCCCCATCAATTTGTGGAGGGTATATGTAAGAAGCTTGTGGGCAAACTAAGACCAGGAGTTGAGGCTATATCCCTCATCAAGGGCATGGAGGTCAAGATGGAAGGACCATGCATGATATCAAAACTAATTACCGATACACTTGGAATCAACTGTTGTGTCCTCATGGGTGCTAACATTGCAAATGAGGCAAGTGTTTATTCAACTTCCCATACGAAATTTCTTATAGCCTTCAGCGGCACAGAAAAAATAAGTGGGTGTGTATCTCATATGCAGATCGCTGTTGAGAAGTTCAGTGAAGCAACAATTGGATATAGGGAAGATAAAGAAGCAGCAAACCGATGGGCTAAACTTTTCACCACTCCTTACTTCCTAGTTGCTATTGTAAGATCATCAGCCATAACCTCATAAATTAATTTCCACTCCTGGCATGGTGATAGATAAGTGTGGAATATGAAGGTATTTAAATTTCTACAATTGCCAAGTCGAAAAAGAACTGGGTTTGAGAGTGAAAGTGGAAAGGGAAGATTTCTTACTAAATGGTAAAATTTCGAATGTAGTTATGAGGTATTGAGGTACCAATGAACATGAATGGCAGCAGAAAAATGTGAAACAATTCTGGGAGTATTTAAAGCAAATTACATTTAGGTTCAGTAAATTCTGTGAATTGAATTCTTATTGATGCAGCCTTAATTATGTACCCTTCATGTACAGGTGGAAGATATTGAGGGAGTTGAACTATGTGGGACACTGAAAAATGTTGTGGCGATTGCTGCAGGTTTTTGCATACAGTAGTATTTTGTGTGGTTTTATTCACTGTTTCCTTTCAACTTCAGTAATCTAAGTGGTGAATTAATTTGCAGGTCTTGTTGATGGCTTGGATATGGGAAACAACACCAAGGTATCAATTCTATTACTGAAAGCATTTTGAATGAAGAAAAGAATGTGCATGTGCATCGCATAGTCTTATGATATCTTTCTTTGTTTATTAGGCTGCAATAATGCGGATTGGTTTGCGGGAAATGCGTGCTTTCTCTAAACTTCTGTTCCCTTCAGTCAGAGACAACACTTTCTTTGAGAGCTGTGGTGTGGCTGACCTTATAACTACATGCCGTACGTATCTTCATTGTTCTCAATTAACCACTGAACAGACATACTAAAAAATGTTATCATTCCATGGCAGTTGGTGGGAGAAACAGGAGAGTGGCAGAAGCCTTTGCAAGAAATGGCGGCAAAAGGTTTCTTCTCTAAACCCTGCATCTCTGCTGAGTTCTGACTCTTATCTACCTCTGTTCAAGTATCCAAACAAGATGCCCTGTTTCTTTTTGGCCTATGCTAAATAGATAGGCAGTTAGCATAGCATGACTATGTTCTCTCTGCCTGCTGTGATTATATGATAACTTTTTATTTCATCAACTTTATGACAGGTCTTTTGATGAGCTAGAGGCAGAAATGTTGCATGGGCAAAAACTGCAGGTGAAGAAAAATAAGAAATTTATAATGTATAATGAAGGCGTTGACTACTTGGTGTGTCTAATTTTTGTTTGTTTCATAGGGGGTATCCACTGCAAGAGAAGTCTATGAAGTATTGACTTATCATGGGTGGCAGGAACTGTTTCCGCTTTTATCAACTGTACATGAGATCTGTATCGGACAACTGCCTCCTACATCAATAGTTGAATACAGTGAGCATACGCCCAACCTCTCCTTCGTCGGTGGTTCTACTCCATGTTACTGAGCTACATACTGAAATCTGTATTGCTGCCTGAGTTCTCATTATAACGAAACAAGGCGGGGTATACTGAGTGTAACCTATCAAAGTGCATGACCCTATGAGTCAATGCTTCTATGTGTAGTTGGTTGAAACTGCTGTTTGTGAACCTTACCCAGGAATCAGTTAATTCCATGGTGTTTCACAAGATGATACTTAAATGAGAAAGAACACCAAAGGTTGTACCTCGTGTTAATGTTTAATTAGAGTATATACCTGCACTTCAAATTGCTTGAAAATCAGTAATTAATGAGATCTGAGCTATGCTTTTCCCCCCCTTTGCATCCAGGAATATCTGACTTGATCAGATAAGTAGGTCTAGTATTAACTCAGTGTATAATGTTGTGAAAACTATTGTATTGTGTTATAATCATATTGGataaattggtttcattttccaAGTATCACAAAATAAAATGATAATTGAATGTTAAATGGTGGAACGTTGTATCACATATGTGAGGAGATCTCAAGTGATTTAGTTTTTAAGGTCTTGCAGTGATAGTTTGCATTGAAAGGTCATGACAGTCGGAATGAAGATCATATTTGTATGTAACTGTATTATAAGTTTTGAAATAGGAGGCTTGACAGTGTAATTGCGAGTTACTTCTGCTAAGCATGAACATAAGGAGATATTTGTTGGAAGATACTCCGTTCCTATTGCAGTAAAATACAAGTAGACTATTAGAAATGCAGTACATTCAAATTCTTCACCCTAGAAGTTGACATTTGATGTTGCTAATAAGTTAGCACATTTATGGGGATGacaaaaaaaaccaaaactaaatTTGTATGTTACTGGTTTTTATTGTCCTATACTATTATAATGCCTGATATTCTCAAATTGGATTATTGGCCCAGTTTACTTCGTAAATTAAAAGCTCTGAAATCATATATGTTGGTTTGATGCCAATATTTGGCAAGCCAACATTTGCTCCCAGCTAGATGCTGACAtgtcaaaaataaataaatttgtTGCCTATTTATATTGTCATATACTATGCTTGAGATGCTCAAATTAGATTCTTGGCCCAGTTTCTTTCTTAAATGAAAGAATGTGAAATCATGTCGCTCTCAGCTAGATGTCAGGATACTGAATCTACCTTGTCCTGAACCCATTTTCAGGGCTCGCTGAAGGTCAATCTTGAAGATGCCATCAAGAACAATTTGGGCTTTGTAAAGTTTTTCGAAGACCAAGCATTCCATTACCTTCCAATTCCTGGCAAAGCAAGGCCCAGGAAGTTGTAGATGCTAGATGCTAGCTCATTTTGTTTATTCATTTGTGGCATCACCTGTCACATCTTACACATGTGCTGGCTTCAGCAAAACCAAGCAAGGAGTCATCACTTGTTTGTAACTGTTTGTAAATCGTGCTTGTAAAAGATCAGTGCTGTGCCTTTGTTGTGCTCGGCTGTTAAATGTTTATTAAGAGGTAACATTTGCATCAGCAGTCATTACTGGGAATCTTTGCCTGCATGCTGGTTCTCCGGAATCTTGTCACGGTTCTGTGTGTATGACATGTGGGACCTGGCTAAAACTTGTGGCACTTATAATCTAACATTGGCATCAGCATGACTAGGTAGGTATCTTTGCCTGCATGCTGATTCCTCTTTGGTATCCATGTGTATGACATGTGGGACCTGGCTAAAAATGTGGCACTTCTAAGCTAATTATGTTGGCTAATTAAACTCCTGCCTAACTTGGCTGCCAATTATTATGACTGATGTTTTTTTGCTTTTGTGAAAAGATGTAGCTCGCTATTGCCAGAGCAGTACAGATTTGGTGCACCTACAGGCCATCCAGTGACAACATCCAGCACCAGAAACATGTACTGAAATTTTGTTGAACAATTCGGGCTTCGTAAAGTTTTCACTACCTTGTAATACCAGGCAAAGGTAGGCTCAGAAAGTTCTAGATGTATTCATTTGTGGCATCATCTATCATATCTCATTTGTGGCATCATCTATCATATCTCATTTGTGGCATCATCTATCATATCTTACAAATGTGCTTTTGGTGTGCTCTTAACGCAGCTGTTGAATGTGGTTAAGAGGCCAGTTATCAGGTTATATCAATCCAGGTGCAACATGTGCATCAGCATGACTGAAACCTTTGCCACAATTTCCAAgtgtatgacatgtggggcctagCTAAAAGAAATCGGCACTTTGCCAATATTAACGTGTCAATTTGCCTTTATTTTCTGTGCAAGATGTAGCCCTGCTACTGCAACAGCAGTACAAATTTGGTGCACCTACAGGCCATTCAGTGTGACAACATCCAGCACCAGAAAGATGCACCGAGACTCTGTTGATCAAGGGACACAAGCAAAGTGACACATACACAACTAATCACATCAAATTAAGAATATGTATGTCTGAACATTCACCAGCGATATGGAAAATATAGCCAAGTATCTATCCGTTTTCCCGAGTCACGATTTCAACAGCGGACGTCTTAGAACCATAACGCAACGACGGGTCGAGAACAGTTCCCAGATTTCATGACAGGACGGTGACGCTGGTACAAAATGCAAATCCCCACtaaaacttattcagctcttggACACTTCCGAATGACTGACTGACTGACTGGTATAAGACGACGGTGCTAGACAGACTCCGCCTTGGTGTAGATACGTACGGCGACGGCCAAGCCCAGTATCGCGAGGGGGACCAAGAACTGGAGGATCTTGATGACGAACTCGGGGGTCTTGTCCTGGTTGTAGTGCGGCTGCTTGGGCGGCGTGTACTTGACCTTGGTGGGTATCGTGGTCGCGTCGATCTCACCAACATAGTACTCATCCATCATCGCCCGGGCGGTCGTGCTGTGCCCCACGTCCTCAAAGTCGTCGGTCGCGTCCTTGGCTGCAATGTAAAAAGAGCAAATTTGTAAGCTGAAATCGCATTCCCTTTGCAGCCTTATTTATTTATATACAAAATAAACATGTGATGGGGCAGTACCGGTTGAAGACAGCAAGACATCGTCGCCTCCAGGGTGGTCATCAAGAAACTTGGTCACATTGTACACCTACAGGAGCACATCATATTCTTCAGTGAGTATTGGCTTTCATAATATTATAACACAAGGCCTTGCTTGCAGATATAAAAGCATGTGCATGCCACTTCATAACTGTAAGCCACATAGGACCGTCACGTGTATAGAATTGCAACAAAGTTGTAAATCATGTGCAGGAAAACATGAGAAACAAGAAGCGCACACTTGTTGAGACTACAATGCACGGCTTTTGGAATCATCCGAGAAAATATTTGTGGTCGAGTCGACATCTTGTTTGGAAAGCTGGGGTCCAGAAGAGGACAGATTACCAAACGATGGTGACGCGCGCACGGACAATCGAATGGGTACAATTGCAACGCTGAACAAGAATGAAGGCCATAATTATATGGCAGCTATTAATTAGATGTACACATCAAGGCAGGAAGCCAACCGAAAAAATTGGTGCCGTGAATGGGCTAAGCGGTATGGATGGAATCTAATGAGACTAGATTGGGTGAAAGGAACTCTGTATGTATGGTCAGCAAGCAAGCAAGCGGCTCATGAACAAGAAGAATCAAACTGGCCTTGCAAAGCAGGTTGGTTTCTGGTTAAACTGAAACATGTGCGCGTTAGCCTAATGTCGTCGTAAGTCGTAACAGCCGGATGAGATGAAGCGCCGttgtaaaaggaaaaaaggcaGAGCGGCTAGTGGATCGTCCCGTCTGCCTGCCCCTGCCCCTGCCCCTGATTGGGGATTGGGGATTGGAAGCTATGCGCAAGAGGCTTGGCAGCCTAAATGAAGACAAGACTAGCTCACCCTGTTTGTCATGATTCAAGGCATAAGATGGTTAGCCTAGCAAGCAAGCATATAGTA from Triticum urartu cultivar G1812 unplaced genomic scaffold, Tu2.1 TuUngrouped_contig_6932, whole genome shotgun sequence carries:
- the LOC125531283 gene encoding glycerol-3-phosphate dehydrogenase [NAD(+)] isoform X2 (The sequence of the model RefSeq protein was modified relative to this genomic sequence to represent the inferred CDS: added 53 bases not found in genome assembly), giving the protein MENGHAGKHRVAVIGSGNWGSVASRLLASNTAKLPSFHDEVRMWVFEETLPTGEKLSESINQAHENCKYLPGIKLGTNVIADPDLESAVKDADMLVFVTPHQFVEGICKKLVGKLRPGVEAISLIKGMEVKMEGPCMISKLITDTLGINCCVLMGANIANEIAVEKFSEATIGYREDKEAANRWAKLFTTPYFLVAIVEDIEGVELCGTLKNVVAIAAGLVDGLDMGNNTKAAIMRIGLREMRAFSKLLFPSVRDNTFFESCGVADLITTCLGGRNRRVAEAFARNGGKRSFDELEAEMLHGQKLQGVSTAREVYEVLTYHGWQELFPLLSTVHEICIGQLPPTSIVEYRLAEGQS
- the LOC125531283 gene encoding glycerol-3-phosphate dehydrogenase [NAD(+)] isoform X1 (The sequence of the model RefSeq protein was modified relative to this genomic sequence to represent the inferred CDS: added 53 bases not found in genome assembly), giving the protein MENGHAGKHRVAVIGSGNWGSVASRLLASNTAKLPSFHDEVRMWVFEETLPTGEKLSESINQAHENCKYLPGIKLGTNVIADPDLESAVKDADMLVFVTPHQFVEGICKKLVGKLRPGVEAISLIKGMEVKMEGPCMISKLITDTLGINCCVLMGANIANEIAVEKFSEATIGYREDKEAANRWAKLFTTPYFLVAIVEDIEGVELCGTLKNVVAIAAGLVDGLDMGNNTKAAIMRIGLREMRAFSKLLFPSVRDNTFFESCGVADLITTCLGGRNRRVAEAFARNGGKRSFDELEAEMLHGQKLQGVSTAREVYEVLTYHGWQELFPLLSTVHEICIGQLPPTSIVEYSEHTPNLSFVGGSTPCY
- the LOC125531281 gene encoding cytochrome b5-like yields the protein MSSSGGKVFTLEEVAKHTSKDDCWLVIGGKVYNVTKFLDDHPGGDDVLLSSTAKDATDDFEDVGHSTTARAMMDEYYVGEIDATTIPTKVKYTPPKQPHYNQDKTPEFVIKILQFLVPLAILGLAVAVRIYTKAESV